The following nucleotide sequence is from Limisphaerales bacterium.
CCCACCACCAACCCCGTGTCGCCAACGGTGCCGGCGAGGTCTTCCAACGCCGCGAGATTGCTTTCGATGAAGCCACTCTTCAGCAGCAGATCGCGCGGCGGATATCCGGTGATGGCCAATTCCGGCGCGAGCACAATCTCTGCGCCCGCCGCCGCGCCGCGTTTGCACGCTTCCCGCAGCCGCGCTGTATTCCCGGCAAAATCGCCGACAATGCTATTAATTTGCGCGAGAGCAATCTTCATCAGCCTTAACTCACTCAGGGAAAATACGTCTGCGGCAGCGTCCCCTTCGGCGTCATAATCGTCACCCCGGGGCTGATGCCGTTTTTTTTGAACCACCCGCGCGGGGCTTCGAGCACGTATTGGATTTGAAAACTTTTGGACATCACGCTGTTGGTGTTCTGCGGCTCGAGTTTTACGATTTCATTGATGCGCCCTTGCGGATCGATGTACGCGGCGCTCATCGGGACAAAACAATTTTTCATCCAAAACCCCTGCTGTTTGGGCTGTTTGAAAACAAAAATCATCCCCGAATTTTCGCCCATCGTTTTGCGGAACATCATTCCCGTTTTGATTTGCCGTTCCGTCATCGCCTGTTCCGCCTCCATTTTCACCGCGCCCACAAAAAGCTGGATTGTCGCCAGCTTTGGCTGAGCCGCGGTGATGTCGGCGGCAAAAGGCGGCGCGGACGCCGGCAAAGGTTTAGCCGCCGGAGGTTGCTGCGTGCAACCCAAGGCAAATGAAATAGTTAAAAGAAAAATCCGCACGCGGGGAGGATGAGGGGTTTTATAGAAATTTCCAATGATCAATGTCCAAGGAAGCCCCAATGACCAAAACCCAAGGAAGCCCCAATGACCAAAACCCAAGGAAGACCCAATGAGCAATGCCCAAGCGGCGGCGTGAGTTTGGTTATTGGGATTTGGACATTCCTTGGGCCTTGGACATCGGGCATTGGGGCTTCCTCGGTTTTTTGTAGCCCGGGCCACCGGTCCAAGCTACATTATTCCTCCCCCAACTCCGCCTTG
It contains:
- a CDS encoding DUF192 domain-containing protein, encoding MRIFLLTISFALGCTQQPPAAKPLPASAPPFAADITAAQPKLATIQLFVGAVKMEAEQAMTERQIKTGMMFRKTMGENSGMIFVFKQPKQQGFWMKNCFVPMSAAYIDPQGRINEIVKLEPQNTNSVMSKSFQIQYVLEAPRGWFKKNGISPGVTIMTPKGTLPQTYFP